One genomic region from Solwaraspora sp. WMMD792 encodes:
- a CDS encoding TetR/AcrR family transcriptional regulator — MVTEPAGTPGNRRTALTRDLVLREAVALADEAGSGVPSMRRLAQRLGVEAMSLYHHFRNKDLILDGMVDVVFGEIDLPADGVDWCAAMRDRAASMRAALIRHPWAIGLMDSRTNPGPATLRHHDAVLGCLRAGGFSVAGAAHALSMLDSYVYGFTLQELSLPFTSSAEVTEVAGAILEQLPRDELPHLAEMIVHRALAPGYSYAAEFDVGLDLILDGLQRSRESWR; from the coding sequence GTGGTCACAGAGCCAGCCGGTACGCCCGGGAACCGGCGCACCGCGCTCACCAGGGACCTGGTGCTGCGCGAAGCGGTCGCGCTGGCCGACGAGGCCGGTTCGGGGGTGCCGAGCATGCGCCGGCTCGCGCAGCGGCTCGGCGTCGAGGCGATGTCGCTCTACCACCACTTCCGCAACAAGGACCTGATCCTCGACGGAATGGTCGATGTCGTGTTCGGTGAGATCGACCTACCGGCGGACGGGGTCGACTGGTGTGCCGCGATGCGGGACCGGGCGGCTTCGATGCGGGCGGCGCTGATCCGGCACCCGTGGGCCATCGGTTTGATGGACTCCCGGACCAACCCCGGCCCGGCGACCCTGCGCCACCACGACGCGGTGCTGGGCTGCCTGCGTGCAGGTGGATTCTCCGTCGCCGGCGCGGCGCACGCGCTCTCCATGCTGGACAGCTACGTCTACGGGTTCACCCTGCAGGAACTCAGCCTGCCGTTCACCTCGTCCGCCGAGGTCACCGAGGTGGCGGGCGCGATCCTGGAGCAACTGCCCCGTGACGAGTTGCCGCATCTCGCCGAGATGATCGTTCATCGGGCGCTGGCACCCGGCTACTCCTACGCGGCCGAGTTCGACGTCGGACTCGACCTGATCCTCGACGGTCTGCAGCGGAGCCGGGAAAGCTGGCGGTGA
- a CDS encoding NAD(P)-binding oxidoreductase, translating into MEPIGTDGVGQPGAGRRICVVGASGKLGRYMVRHALERGYEVVAVCREKSVPKLSEFDGRITVVAGPTNSRTVIAQAVRGCDAVLTVLVPWGVQSYASGTAQAVLDYAEPGARLIFSCGWHITRDGRDVYPRGFKLYTTVFGWLAKLLRVVDVDDQVQACQRVFASGTDWTVVRGSDLEEGDSQGLPVWSRHVGDPVLASNLTRRIDYARFMVEAVDDDTLIREAPAIVGRLTPSALAHAGRPQ; encoded by the coding sequence ATGGAACCGATCGGGACCGACGGAGTCGGCCAGCCAGGTGCGGGCCGGCGGATCTGCGTCGTCGGCGCGTCCGGGAAGCTCGGGCGGTACATGGTGCGGCACGCGCTGGAGCGCGGGTACGAGGTCGTCGCCGTGTGCCGCGAGAAGAGCGTGCCCAAACTGTCCGAATTCGACGGACGGATCACCGTGGTCGCAGGTCCGACCAACTCCCGTACGGTCATCGCCCAGGCGGTGCGCGGTTGCGACGCCGTGCTCACGGTGCTGGTGCCGTGGGGGGTGCAAAGTTACGCTTCGGGCACCGCGCAGGCGGTGCTCGACTACGCCGAGCCCGGTGCCCGGCTGATCTTCTCCTGTGGTTGGCACATCACCCGCGACGGCCGGGACGTCTACCCCCGGGGGTTCAAGCTCTACACGACGGTCTTCGGCTGGCTGGCAAAGCTGCTGCGGGTGGTAGACGTCGACGACCAGGTGCAGGCCTGCCAACGGGTCTTCGCCAGCGGCACCGACTGGACCGTCGTACGCGGCAGCGACCTCGAGGAGGGCGACAGCCAGGGCCTGCCGGTGTGGAGCCGACACGTGGGTGACCCGGTGCTGGCCAGCAACCTGACCCGGCGCATCGACTACGCCCGGTTCATGGTCGAGGCCGTGGACGACGACACCCTCATCCGGGAGGCCCCGGCCATCGTCGGTCGGCTGACCCCGTCCGCCCTCGCCCATGCCGGTCGGCCGCAGTGA
- a CDS encoding dienelactone hydrolase family protein gives MLAAATAALLAVAGLTLIPNASAAENPFERGPAPSASSLAAARGPFATSQVTVSSRDASGFGGGTIYFPTSGDDGTFGAVAVAPGFTASRSSMAWLGPRLASQGFIVFNIDTITRSDQPASRGRQLLAALDFLVERSPIRDRVDPDRLAVMGHSMGGGGALEAAESRPTLRAAIPLTPWNLNKNWSRVQVPTMVIGAERDTIASVRFHSEPFFDSLPSDLDKAYLELNNASHFAPNIPNATISSFSVAWLKRFVDDDTRYEQFLCPPPRPDGEISEYQDTCARVS, from the coding sequence GTGCTCGCCGCGGCGACGGCCGCGCTGCTGGCGGTCGCCGGGCTCACGTTGATCCCGAACGCGAGCGCCGCCGAGAACCCGTTCGAACGGGGTCCGGCACCGAGCGCGTCCAGTCTCGCCGCTGCCCGGGGCCCGTTCGCGACGTCCCAGGTGACGGTGTCGTCGCGCGATGCCAGTGGGTTCGGCGGCGGCACGATCTACTTCCCGACCAGTGGCGACGACGGCACCTTCGGTGCAGTGGCGGTCGCCCCCGGCTTCACCGCGTCCCGGTCGAGCATGGCCTGGCTGGGACCCCGGCTGGCATCACAGGGGTTCATTGTATTCAATATCGACACCATTACCCGCTCCGACCAGCCGGCGAGCCGCGGCCGGCAACTTCTCGCCGCGCTGGACTTCCTGGTAGAGCGCAGCCCGATTCGGGACCGGGTGGACCCGGACCGGCTCGCGGTGATGGGTCACTCGATGGGCGGTGGCGGTGCGCTCGAGGCGGCCGAGTCGCGCCCGACCTTGCGGGCCGCGATTCCGCTCACCCCGTGGAATCTCAACAAGAACTGGTCGCGGGTGCAGGTTCCAACGATGGTGATCGGCGCCGAACGAGACACGATCGCCTCGGTACGATTTCATTCCGAGCCATTCTTCGACAGCCTTCCCTCCGATTTGGACAAGGCATATCTGGAGCTCAACAACGCCAGCCATTTCGCACCGAACATTCCGAACGCTACCATCTCGTCGTTCAGCGTGGCATGGCTGAAGCGCTTCGTCGACGACGACACCCGCTACGAGCAGTTTCTCTGCCCACCGCCCCGACCCGACGGAGAGATCTCCGAATATCAGGACACCTGCGCCCGCGTGTCCTGA
- a CDS encoding QsdR family transcriptional regulator — translation MAYRVRPASSTRHGNGKTAQIPVARSPVPRRVVSEETVVRGGGRYFLSHGTIDMGGLADALAVSRATLYRVTGSRDRLLGEVLWWLGSRQLAEARGARRRTGVDGVIEVTMRYAAAVRRSAPFRQFLADEPETAARVLFAEPGWVHRRFIRAQADIFVDVLGPDTAIHAAPEALAYLYIRIVESAIYAELLAGRQPDLDLTEQALRSLLCGAR, via the coding sequence ATGGCCTACCGGGTCCGCCCGGCCAGCAGCACGCGACACGGCAACGGCAAGACCGCACAGATACCGGTCGCCCGAAGTCCGGTACCCCGTCGGGTGGTAAGCGAGGAGACGGTGGTACGCGGTGGCGGCCGGTACTTCCTCAGCCACGGCACCATCGACATGGGCGGGCTCGCCGACGCATTGGCGGTCAGCCGGGCGACGCTCTACCGGGTCACCGGCAGTCGGGACCGGCTGCTCGGTGAAGTCCTGTGGTGGCTCGGCAGCCGTCAACTGGCCGAAGCGCGTGGCGCACGTCGACGGACCGGGGTGGACGGCGTGATCGAGGTGACCATGCGCTACGCCGCCGCGGTGCGCCGGTCCGCGCCGTTCCGGCAGTTCCTCGCCGACGAACCCGAGACGGCGGCCCGGGTCCTGTTCGCCGAGCCGGGCTGGGTGCACCGGCGGTTCATCCGTGCCCAGGCGGACATCTTTGTCGACGTGCTCGGCCCGGATACGGCCATCCACGCCGCACCGGAGGCGCTGGCGTACCTCTACATCCGGATCGTCGAGTCCGCCATCTACGCGGAGTTGCTCGCCGGCCGGCAGCCGGACCTCGACCTGACCGAACAGGCGCTGCGGTCCCTGCTCTGCGGGGCGCGGTGA
- a CDS encoding bile acid:sodium symporter family protein: MSNDTVVLLFPIAVAIIMLGLGLTLTMEDFRRVLRYPRAMVVCLVSQMLVLPALCLGLVFVLGLRPELAVGMMLLAASPGGSTASLYSHLFKGDLALNISLTAVNSVLALFTLPVIVNLSVAGFMGSDSSIGLQFDKVIQVFALVLIPISIGMAVRRRFTSLAIRLERAVKVLSVLVLLMMIASVIAGLGEEVFDVLGEIILAVVLFNLLSMTIGYFGPRLFRVGERESIASAFEIGLHNASLSITIAMTPTLLGNTEMAMPSVTYGFVMFFTAAVFGFIVARRVPAASATAERAAPSSRV, from the coding sequence ATGAGCAACGATACGGTGGTCCTCCTATTTCCCATCGCCGTGGCGATCATCATGCTCGGACTCGGGCTCACCCTGACAATGGAGGACTTCCGCCGGGTCCTGCGATACCCGCGGGCCATGGTGGTCTGCCTGGTCAGCCAGATGCTGGTGCTGCCAGCGCTCTGCCTCGGTCTGGTCTTCGTGCTCGGTCTGCGCCCCGAACTGGCGGTCGGCATGATGCTGCTCGCCGCCTCACCGGGCGGCAGTACGGCGAGCCTTTACAGCCACCTGTTCAAAGGTGACCTGGCGCTGAACATCTCGCTCACCGCAGTCAACTCGGTGCTGGCGCTGTTCACCCTGCCGGTGATCGTCAACCTGTCCGTCGCCGGGTTCATGGGGTCGGACAGCTCGATCGGGCTCCAGTTCGACAAGGTGATTCAGGTGTTCGCCCTCGTGCTGATCCCGATCTCCATCGGCATGGCGGTCCGGCGGCGGTTCACCAGCCTCGCGATCCGGTTGGAGCGCGCGGTCAAGGTGCTGTCCGTCCTCGTGCTGCTGATGATGATCGCCAGCGTGATCGCTGGTCTCGGCGAAGAGGTGTTCGACGTCCTTGGGGAGATCATCCTCGCCGTCGTGCTGTTCAACCTGCTCAGCATGACGATCGGCTACTTCGGCCCCCGGCTGTTCCGGGTCGGCGAACGCGAGTCGATCGCCTCCGCCTTCGAGATCGGCCTGCACAACGCCAGCCTGTCGATCACCATCGCGATGACCCCGACGCTGCTCGGCAACACGGAGATGGCGATGCCCTCGGTGACGTACGGATTCGTCATGTTCTTCACCGCCGCTGTCTTCGGCTTCATCGTCGCCCGGCGGGTCCCGGCGGCAAGCGCGACCGCCGAGCGGGCGGCGCCGTCCAGCCGGGTCTGA
- a CDS encoding FAD-dependent oxidoreductase codes for MAVAAEVVIVGAGLAGLAAARRLSAAGVDHLLIDRADRIGGRVATDVVDGFRLDRGFQVLNTAYPRLADLIDLDRLDLRFFTPAVLVRRADDTVRLVHPLRMPFAAPATLLAGVGTLPDRLRLGRLLMRYALTSPARLLTRAETSAVDELRRAGLSTRIIDELLRPFLSGVLADPDLETSNHVVAMILRSFARGRIGVPAAGMADLPRALAGPLPPDRIRLATDVTAIEPGLVRTRDTDLRCRWIVVATDPPAAARLIPSVAPVRMRQLTTYYHAAEQPPVAEPILLLDGHRSGPVANTVVVSQAAPDYAPPGQHLIATSVVGRETPPETVVRAELARLYQTSTTGWCHLRTVAVVGALPAAVPPRGTLRAPAQVSSGIFVAGDHRDSPSIQGALASGWRVAGAVLRRRS; via the coding sequence ATGGCCGTCGCGGCGGAAGTTGTCATCGTCGGTGCCGGGCTCGCTGGGCTGGCGGCAGCCCGCCGACTCTCCGCAGCCGGCGTCGATCACCTACTCATCGACCGGGCCGATCGGATCGGCGGCCGGGTAGCCACCGATGTCGTCGACGGCTTCCGGCTCGACCGTGGCTTCCAGGTGCTCAACACCGCCTACCCGCGGCTGGCCGATCTGATCGACTTGGACCGCCTCGACCTGCGCTTCTTCACTCCGGCTGTGCTGGTCCGGCGGGCCGATGACACGGTACGGCTGGTGCACCCGTTACGGATGCCGTTCGCCGCGCCGGCGACGCTGCTCGCCGGCGTCGGCACCCTGCCGGACCGGCTCCGACTCGGTCGGCTGCTGATGCGGTACGCCCTGACCAGCCCCGCCCGGCTGCTCACCCGAGCGGAGACGAGCGCTGTGGACGAGTTGCGGCGAGCTGGACTCTCCACCCGGATCATCGACGAACTGCTGCGACCATTCCTGTCCGGAGTGCTCGCCGACCCCGACCTGGAAACGTCGAATCATGTCGTCGCGATGATTCTGCGATCCTTCGCCCGGGGTCGGATCGGGGTACCGGCTGCCGGAATGGCCGACCTGCCCCGTGCCCTCGCCGGGCCGTTGCCACCCGATCGGATCCGGCTGGCGACCGACGTGACGGCGATCGAGCCTGGCCTGGTGCGCACCCGGGACACCGACCTGCGCTGCCGGTGGATCGTCGTGGCGACCGATCCACCGGCGGCCGCCCGGCTGATCCCGTCGGTCGCGCCGGTACGGATGCGCCAGTTGACTACCTATTATCATGCCGCCGAGCAGCCGCCGGTGGCCGAGCCGATCCTGCTGCTCGACGGGCACCGCAGCGGGCCGGTCGCGAACACCGTCGTGGTCAGTCAGGCGGCACCGGACTACGCACCGCCCGGTCAGCACCTGATCGCCACCTCCGTTGTCGGCCGAGAGACACCGCCAGAGACGGTCGTCCGGGCCGAGTTGGCACGGCTGTACCAGACCTCGACCACCGGTTGGTGTCACCTGCGGACGGTGGCGGTCGTCGGCGCGCTGCCGGCGGCGGTGCCGCCGCGTGGCACGCTGCGCGCACCGGCGCAGGTCAGCAGTGGCATCTTCGTCGCCGGCGACCATCGCGACAGCCCGTCTATCCAGGGTGCACTCGCCAGCGGCTGGCGGGTCGCGGGCGCGGTGCTGCGTCGTCGGTCCTGA